One window from the genome of Microcoleus sp. FACHB-68 encodes:
- a CDS encoding redoxin domain-containing protein: MLTSTDFSGLINQRFFNNFLPKPAANKLYMEVCPPDFELPDIKGNRRLKLSEYRGKQPVILAFTRIFTEKQYCPLCFPHIKAMNQAYEQFTEAGAEVLMISSTDERQSKIVIEDLHIKMPLLSDPKCGVFRAYGTGQALGAPLPAQFVLDKQGKLRYKHLFSFLDPNAGVEKLLEALKNL, translated from the coding sequence ATGCTGACTTCTACTGACTTTAGCGGCTTAATCAATCAGCGCTTCTTCAACAACTTTTTGCCGAAGCCGGCAGCCAATAAACTATACATGGAAGTCTGCCCGCCAGACTTTGAACTGCCTGACATCAAAGGCAACCGCCGGCTTAAATTATCAGAATATCGAGGAAAGCAACCCGTCATACTCGCTTTCACGCGTATCTTCACAGAAAAGCAGTATTGTCCGCTGTGCTTTCCCCATATTAAAGCCATGAATCAGGCTTACGAACAATTTACCGAAGCCGGCGCAGAAGTTTTAATGATTAGCAGTACCGACGAGCGACAAAGTAAAATTGTCATCGAAGATTTGCATATCAAAATGCCGTTGCTAAGCGATCCTAAATGCGGCGTGTTTCGCGCCTATGGAACAGGTCAAGCCCTCGGTGCTCCCCTGCCGGCACAATTTGTCCTCGACAAACAAGGAAAACTCCGTTACAAGCACTTGTTCTCCTTCCTAGATCCCAATGCCGGTGTCGAAAAACTGCTAGAAGCACTCAAGAATTTGTAG
- a CDS encoding inorganic phosphate transporter, whose protein sequence is MLLGALFLATLFLAYSNGANDNFKGVATLFGSQTANYKRAIGWATITTFAGSVFSIFLAQTLIKSFSGKGLVPDVLADTSDFHIAVALAAGLTVILATVTGFPISTTHGLTGALVGAGLMAIGTQVNFTALQKNFLWPLLLSPIVAIALGTFIYGWFRYLRIYLGIEKEWCLCVGETQQVIPIPQPDAANVLQCVTTTDIAVDSQEKCSQRYTGNFLSINSQKLVDTCHYLSAGVVSFARGLNDTPKIVSLMLIGEALSIQWGSLAVALGMAVGGLLNAQKVAETMSKKITKMNAGQGFSANLVTGFLVIAASRYGLPVSTTHVSVGSIFGVGLISRKANARVFYQILLSWILTLPIAALLSASIYWALQR, encoded by the coding sequence ATGTTGCTGGGTGCTCTATTTTTAGCGACGCTTTTTTTAGCTTATTCCAATGGCGCGAATGATAATTTTAAAGGTGTGGCGACTTTGTTTGGGAGCCAGACAGCCAATTATAAAAGAGCGATCGGGTGGGCAACGATCACGACGTTTGCTGGCTCAGTTTTCTCGATTTTTCTAGCGCAAACGCTGATTAAAAGCTTTTCTGGTAAAGGACTGGTGCCAGATGTACTCGCCGATACCTCAGATTTTCATATAGCCGTTGCGTTGGCGGCGGGTTTGACGGTCATTCTTGCGACTGTGACGGGATTTCCGATTTCCACCACCCACGGACTTACGGGTGCGCTTGTCGGTGCCGGCTTGATGGCGATTGGCACTCAAGTTAATTTTACTGCACTCCAGAAAAATTTTTTATGGCCGCTGTTATTGAGTCCGATTGTTGCGATTGCTTTAGGAACTTTTATTTATGGTTGGTTTCGCTATTTGAGAATTTATTTAGGCATTGAGAAAGAATGGTGCCTGTGCGTGGGTGAAACTCAACAGGTGATTCCCATTCCCCAGCCTGATGCGGCGAATGTGCTTCAGTGCGTGACGACGACTGATATTGCTGTTGATTCTCAAGAAAAATGCAGCCAAAGATATACCGGAAATTTTCTCAGCATTAACAGTCAAAAATTGGTTGATACTTGCCATTATTTGAGTGCGGGGGTGGTCAGTTTTGCCAGAGGTTTGAACGATACTCCGAAGATTGTTTCCTTGATGCTGATAGGGGAAGCGCTTTCGATTCAGTGGGGAAGTCTAGCGGTTGCTTTGGGAATGGCTGTGGGCGGTTTGCTGAACGCTCAAAAAGTGGCCGAAACGATGAGCAAAAAGATTACAAAAATGAACGCCGGCCAGGGATTTTCTGCTAATTTGGTGACGGGATTTCTGGTGATTGCTGCCAGCCGATATGGACTGCCGGTTTCTACAACTCATGTGTCTGTTGGCTCTATCTTTGGGGTGGGATTGATTTCCCGGAAAGCAAACGCTCGTGTTTTCTATCAAATTCTACTATCATGGATTTTGACGTTACCCATTGCTGCTTTATTAAGCGCTAGTATTTACTGGGCATTGCAGCGTTAA
- a CDS encoding serine/threonine-protein kinase, whose protein sequence is MSYCLHPDCQKPQNSNDAKFCQSCGSKILLGERYRAIKPIGAGGFGRTFVAVDEMKPSQPRCVIKQFFPQDQGFIHSVKAAELFRQEAIRLDVLGKHPQIPELLAHFEQGQQQYLVQEFVDGHNLAEELAVSGAFNEKQIRQLLNDLLPVLQFVHTNQLIHRDIKPENIIRRSADRQLVLVDFGAAKFVNRTALQKTGTVIGSAAYTAPEQLMGKAVFASDLYSLGVTCVHLLTQMPPFDLFDSREGTWAWRDYLGQIVSDPLGQILDKLLQPAINRRYLSAAQVIKALNPPAVPIGLRPVAVGSAAPAMLKPATKSLPASVPVASAIVPKPPIQNRRVEIQKALQDALNPYELKVQVSLAKAQLTIVVNREEDHKVNYFEISRVIQSQLNELQLKALEKVKVFGRVSKESIPEWQKVLKVTPLPEPLPVTPEQGLSKKAKTKQWLGKIKTSAFWQDVLIFFTIAAIFNHVIIFSSQNSIVLAGCFMVVKNALNQSKEIKNEKLFQELVATLLVVLLFKIDLTVTGAIGIFLACLFVGVPFLYVKQNSGLK, encoded by the coding sequence ATGAGCTATTGCCTCCATCCTGATTGCCAAAAGCCCCAAAATAGCAACGATGCCAAGTTTTGCCAGAGTTGCGGGTCAAAAATACTCCTAGGCGAACGCTATCGGGCGATCAAACCCATTGGTGCCGGCGGTTTTGGCAGAACTTTCGTAGCGGTGGATGAGATGAAACCCTCGCAACCGCGCTGCGTGATTAAGCAATTTTTCCCGCAAGATCAGGGATTTATTCATTCTGTGAAAGCGGCGGAGTTATTTCGCCAAGAAGCCATAAGATTAGACGTTTTAGGCAAACATCCGCAAATACCAGAACTGCTGGCGCATTTTGAACAAGGACAGCAGCAGTATTTGGTGCAAGAATTTGTTGATGGACACAATTTAGCTGAGGAATTGGCAGTGTCGGGTGCTTTTAATGAAAAGCAAATCCGGCAATTGCTCAATGATCTGCTGCCGGTGTTGCAGTTTGTTCATACAAACCAACTAATTCACCGCGATATTAAGCCAGAAAATATTATCCGCCGTAGCGCCGACCGGCAACTTGTTTTGGTTGATTTTGGCGCGGCAAAGTTTGTCAACCGAACTGCCTTACAAAAAACCGGCACCGTCATCGGTTCAGCAGCTTATACCGCACCCGAACAGTTAATGGGTAAAGCGGTTTTTGCCAGCGATCTCTACAGCTTAGGCGTGACTTGCGTTCATTTACTGACTCAAATGCCTCCCTTTGACTTATTTGATAGTCGGGAAGGAACTTGGGCTTGGCGAGATTATTTAGGCCAAATTGTTAGCGATCCGCTGGGTCAAATTTTAGACAAATTGTTGCAACCGGCAATCAACCGCCGCTATTTGTCCGCAGCACAAGTCATTAAAGCATTAAATCCGCCGGCAGTCCCAATCGGCTTGCGCCCTGTAGCCGTTGGATCGGCTGCCCCAGCGATGCTAAAACCGGCAACAAAATCTTTGCCGGCATCTGTGCCGGTTGCTTCTGCCATTGTTCCCAAACCCCCCATTCAAAACCGGCGCGTAGAAATTCAGAAAGCTTTGCAAGATGCGCTCAATCCTTATGAGCTAAAAGTTCAAGTGAGCTTGGCAAAAGCTCAGTTAACAATTGTCGTCAATCGGGAAGAAGACCATAAAGTAAATTATTTCGAGATTTCTCGCGTCATTCAATCACAATTAAATGAATTACAACTGAAAGCCTTAGAAAAAGTAAAAGTTTTTGGAAGAGTTAGTAAAGAAAGCATTCCAGAATGGCAAAAAGTTTTAAAAGTCACGCCGTTACCTGAACCCCTTCCAGTAACTCCAGAACAAGGTCTTTCTAAAAAAGCTAAGACAAAACAGTGGTTGGGTAAAATTAAAACCTCTGCGTTTTGGCAAGACGTTTTAATCTTTTTCACAATCGCAGCAATTTTTAATCATGTCATCATTTTCAGCTCCCAAAACTCCATCGTTTTAGCCGGCTGTTTTATGGTAGTCAAAAATGCCCTAAATCAATCCAAAGAAATTAAAAACGAGAAATTATTTCAGGAATTAGTCGCAACGCTTTTAGTGGTGCTCTTGTTCAAGATAGACTTGACGGTTACAGGTGCGATTGGCATATTTTTAGCTTGCCTATTCGTGGGTGTACCGTTTTTGTATGTCAAGCAAAATTCTGGGTTAAAATAG
- a CDS encoding peroxiredoxin, producing the protein MTHHAEGCLRVGQTAPDFTATAVVDQEFKTIKLSDYRGKYVVLFFYPLDFTFVCPTEITAFSDRHGDFSKINTEILGVSVDSEFSHLAWIQSDRKSGGVGDLNYPLVSDIKKEISTAYNVLDPEAGIALRGLFIIDKEGVIQHATINNLAFGRNVDETLRTLQAIQHVQSHPDEVCPAGWQPGDQTMTPDPVKSKVYFSAV; encoded by the coding sequence ATGACTCATCACGCAGAAGGATGTCTCCGGGTTGGCCAAACTGCCCCAGACTTCACCGCAACAGCTGTGGTCGATCAAGAATTCAAGACGATTAAATTGTCTGATTATCGTGGCAAGTATGTAGTCCTGTTCTTCTACCCCCTTGACTTCACCTTTGTGTGTCCCACAGAGATCACAGCCTTTAGTGATCGTCACGGAGATTTCTCTAAAATCAACACCGAAATTCTTGGCGTTTCAGTTGACAGTGAATTTTCTCACTTGGCATGGATTCAAAGCGACCGCAAATCTGGCGGCGTCGGCGATCTAAACTATCCACTTGTCTCTGATATTAAGAAAGAAATTAGCACCGCTTACAACGTGCTTGATCCAGAAGCTGGAATTGCCCTGCGAGGTCTCTTTATTATTGACAAAGAAGGTGTTATCCAGCACGCAACCATTAACAACCTCGCCTTCGGTCGCAATGTGGATGAAACCCTACGGACACTGCAAGCGATCCAGCACGTCCAGTCTCACCCCGATGAAGTCTGTCCCGCCGGCTGGCAGCCTGGTGATCAGACGATGACTCCCGATCCGGTCAAATCCAAAGTCTACTTTTCAGCTGTCTAA
- the arsS gene encoding arsenosugar biosynthesis radical SAM (seleno)protein ArsS (Some members of this family are selenoproteins.), which translates to MVETKNIQKNPVVTPFEKKLGLPLTKQEITVLQVNLGKRCNLACTHCHVEAGPKRTEELSPEVCEQLIEIIRRFPQIKTVDLTGGAPEMNYGFKPLVEAARLEGKEVIIRSNLTIYFEPGFEEIPEYCAEHRLRIVASLPCYLQDNVDKMRGAGVYDASIRAIQWLNRLGYGADPNLILDLVYNPTIPSSPEKFSLPPAQGKLEQDYKLFLQEHFGISFNGLFTITNLPIGRTKFHLEHKQILKPYLSFLEESFNSDTVERLMCRNELSIDYLGNVYDCDFNQMERLPARTAAGEVVTVAKLLEAGTLDLIEEIGTASYCYGCTAGSGSSCGGALV; encoded by the coding sequence ATGGTTGAGACAAAAAATATTCAAAAAAATCCAGTAGTAACTCCTTTTGAAAAGAAACTAGGATTACCTTTAACGAAGCAGGAAATCACGGTTTTACAAGTTAATTTAGGTAAACGTTGTAACCTTGCTTGCACTCATTGTCATGTGGAAGCCGGCCCAAAACGGACAGAAGAACTTTCTCCGGAAGTTTGTGAGCAGTTGATTGAGATTATTCGGCGGTTTCCCCAAATTAAAACCGTCGATCTGACAGGCGGTGCGCCGGAGATGAATTACGGGTTTAAGCCGCTGGTGGAAGCTGCACGATTGGAAGGTAAGGAAGTAATTATTCGCTCAAATTTAACGATTTATTTTGAGCCTGGGTTTGAGGAAATTCCAGAGTATTGCGCTGAACACCGGCTGAGAATTGTTGCGTCTCTTCCCTGTTATTTACAAGATAATGTTGATAAGATGCGGGGTGCCGGTGTTTATGATGCTTCTATTCGGGCGATTCAATGGCTAAACCGGCTCGGTTATGGTGCCGATCCGAATTTGATTTTGGATTTGGTTTACAATCCAACGATTCCGAGTTCTCCAGAAAAGTTTTCTCTGCCGCCGGCTCAGGGTAAGCTTGAGCAGGATTACAAACTGTTCCTACAAGAACATTTTGGTATATCCTTTAATGGGCTTTTTACGATTACGAATTTGCCGATTGGAAGAACGAAGTTTCATTTAGAACACAAGCAAATTCTTAAGCCTTATCTGAGTTTTCTAGAGGAAAGTTTTAATTCTGATACGGTTGAGCGTTTGATGTGCCGCAATGAACTTTCGATTGATTATTTGGGAAATGTTTACGATTGCGATTTTAATCAAATGGAAAGGCTGCCGGCAAGAACTGCTGCCGGAGAGGTTGTAACGGTGGCGAAGCTTCTGGAGGCGGGGACGTTGGATTTGATTGAGGAAATCGGGACGGCATCTTACTGTTATGGGTGTACGGCGGGTTCGGGTTCTAGTTGCGGGGGTGCGTTGGTTTAA
- a CDS encoding methyltransferase codes for MSQTNPMPNSNETPTPMAMMQMISSRWVSQPLYVAAELGMNEAFMGKLVDLEMPVIAGGRERTETEYRPLLGAAGFELTNIVPTQTPLSVIESVPV; via the coding sequence ATGTCCCAAACCAACCCGATGCCAAACTCGAATGAAACACCGACACCAATGGCGATGATGCAAATGATTTCTAGTCGTTGGGTGTCACAACCGCTTTACGTTGCCGCAGAACTCGGCATGAATGAAGCCTTTATGGGCAAGCTGGTTGACTTGGAAATGCCAGTAATAGCTGGAGGTCGGGAGCGCACTGAAACTGAGTATCGCCCACTGTTGGGAGCAGCCGGTTTCGAGTTAACCAACATTGTCCCCACTCAAACGCCGCTCAGTGTGATAGAGTCCGTGCCGGTCTAG
- a CDS encoding TVP38/TMEM64 family protein, whose translation MLGKAIKNPRIWLGIALAICLLLCALGPLQALFNYSFLVKQLESRGNLAVCLFVGVFALATVVGIPGVIFPVVAGAVFGLFWGTFWSVVGATLGAVGAFWMSRYLLRGWAERRFADGGVLHQLNVAITGNPFAFVVAVRFAPISPFTVVNFLFGLTPINWIPYSAGTFIGIIPGTVAYTWVGVTGNQVLQTGDRLPFILALSLLTLLSLLPVLARKKGFSSAK comes from the coding sequence ATGCTAGGTAAGGCGATAAAAAATCCGCGTATTTGGTTGGGAATTGCCTTGGCAATCTGCCTACTGCTTTGCGCTTTAGGGCCACTACAAGCGCTGTTTAATTACTCTTTTTTAGTGAAGCAGTTGGAAAGCAGAGGGAACTTGGCAGTTTGCCTGTTTGTGGGAGTGTTTGCGCTGGCGACTGTGGTGGGGATTCCTGGAGTTATTTTCCCTGTTGTTGCCGGCGCAGTTTTCGGTTTATTCTGGGGCACTTTCTGGTCGGTTGTTGGGGCAACTTTGGGGGCTGTGGGTGCTTTCTGGATGTCGCGTTATCTGCTGCGAGGTTGGGCTGAACGTCGGTTTGCTGATGGGGGGGTGCTACACCAGCTTAATGTGGCGATCACCGGCAATCCTTTTGCGTTTGTAGTTGCTGTCCGCTTTGCGCCAATTTCTCCGTTTACGGTGGTGAATTTTTTATTTGGCTTAACCCCAATTAACTGGATTCCCTATTCTGCAGGCACGTTTATTGGGATTATCCCTGGTACAGTTGCTTACACTTGGGTGGGTGTCACCGGCAATCAAGTTTTACAAACAGGTGATCGTCTGCCTTTTATCCTGGCACTGAGTTTGTTAACGCTGCTGTCATTGCTGCCGGTTTTAGCCCGCAAAAAAGGCTTTTCTTCTGCAAAATAA
- a CDS encoding class I SAM-dependent methyltransferase — protein MKPIKNLFKLVSKTLPAKKVAEGVENNQNLDLSDPNLSSFPFNYYLDSPKVNEEIASNLIAIRGWITSEYPIEHPVLQNAAGTYTQPLAIVSRPDVEADYAGQYVVGFQSYFSIFNLLLGDSWNIEFLINSKIHKFSVNFTVSKILLEELKNPTRFTQPFTYCIDSPTFNEEVNSRVIGFRGWIKSEHLIENPTLQNQAGTCIQPLQITKRPDVAAESPHHYVLGFKHYLSAIELLPDESDSWYIHFSIRGKKYNFLVPFSISRQVLEELKNNNLSEAPFTCKIESPNQDEKINSGGVFLRGWMTADFPIKELTLCNTGTWVEPLEILNRQDVEADYPHSYVVGFQHYLSTRNLLSDESWFLRFLINGEKHTFPLTFSISNTVLADLNIQNQEIKPFTYWLDSPALNEEVTATFLIIRGWVTATHPIEQPTLQNADGTFIQPLAIETRPDLKAHSPYNYMLGFQHFLSIADFSPGDVWSIHFFVENQACSFALPFKISPQAYENFWKVKHQKLQTLRNILRCPICESEKLEDLESALRCCDCGEEFSKNRTSYNFLTKELIEYGKVKPTTNISSSGYDELCRQLIREFPEGLILDNGCGLRKYSPHANVINFEIVEYATTDVVGIGEKLPFQSNVFDAVFSFAVLEHVKNPFECAQEIIRVLKPGGTLYIQVPFLQPFHGYPDHYYNMTSSGLKNLFAEDLNIIECGVQDAGAPIWCLSWFLNSYIRGLPASIAQKFKNMKVSELIEHPTLYLAKDFVVQLSPAAQEELASVNYLVGKKIAPVNTVEEDTGLGN, from the coding sequence ATGAAGCCCATCAAAAATCTATTTAAGTTAGTTTCAAAGACACTGCCGGCTAAAAAAGTAGCGGAGGGCGTTGAAAACAATCAAAATTTAGACTTAAGCGACCCTAATTTATCTTCTTTCCCGTTTAACTACTACTTGGATTCCCCAAAAGTTAATGAAGAAATTGCGTCTAATTTAATTGCGATTCGCGGCTGGATTACGTCTGAGTATCCGATAGAACATCCTGTGCTTCAAAATGCTGCCGGCACTTACACGCAGCCCTTAGCAATTGTCAGTCGTCCAGATGTAGAAGCCGATTATGCCGGCCAATATGTGGTAGGGTTTCAATCTTACTTTTCTATTTTTAATTTATTATTAGGAGATTCATGGAATATTGAATTTCTCATTAATTCTAAAATTCATAAATTCTCCGTTAATTTTACAGTTTCAAAAATTTTATTAGAGGAGTTAAAAAATCCAACTCGTTTCACGCAGCCCTTTACCTATTGTATAGATTCCCCAACCTTTAACGAAGAAGTCAATTCACGAGTGATTGGATTTCGGGGGTGGATTAAGTCTGAACATCTCATAGAAAATCCTACTTTGCAAAATCAGGCCGGCACCTGTATTCAACCGTTACAAATAACCAAGCGTCCGGATGTTGCGGCTGAGTCTCCCCATCATTATGTGCTGGGATTTAAACATTATTTATCAGCAATTGAACTTTTACCCGATGAGTCTGATTCTTGGTATATCCATTTTTCAATTAGAGGAAAAAAATATAATTTTCTCGTGCCTTTTTCAATTTCCAGACAAGTTCTTGAAGAATTAAAAAATAACAATTTATCCGAAGCACCCTTTACTTGCAAGATTGAATCTCCAAATCAAGACGAAAAAATCAATTCGGGTGGAGTGTTCTTGCGGGGGTGGATGACTGCAGATTTTCCCATCAAAGAGTTAACACTTTGCAATACCGGCACCTGGGTTGAACCGTTGGAAATTCTCAACCGGCAAGATGTGGAAGCGGATTATCCCCATTCTTATGTTGTGGGATTCCAACATTATCTTTCAACTCGCAACCTTTTGTCAGATGAATCTTGGTTTTTACGATTTTTAATTAATGGGGAAAAACACACATTTCCTTTAACATTTTCAATTTCAAATACAGTTTTGGCAGATTTAAATATCCAAAACCAAGAAATTAAACCGTTTACCTACTGGCTGGATTCACCTGCTTTAAATGAAGAAGTGACAGCCACCTTTCTTATAATTCGTGGGTGGGTAACAGCAACACATCCCATCGAACAGCCTACCCTGCAAAATGCCGACGGCACATTTATTCAACCGCTAGCCATTGAAACGCGTCCAGATTTAAAAGCACACTCTCCTTATAATTATATGCTGGGGTTCCAGCATTTCCTGTCAATTGCGGATTTTTCTCCAGGCGATGTTTGGTCGATCCACTTTTTCGTTGAGAATCAAGCGTGCAGTTTTGCCTTACCGTTTAAAATTTCCCCTCAAGCCTATGAAAATTTTTGGAAAGTTAAACATCAGAAACTTCAAACTCTTCGGAACATTCTGCGCTGTCCGATTTGTGAGAGTGAAAAATTAGAAGATTTAGAAAGTGCTTTGCGTTGCTGTGATTGCGGTGAGGAGTTTAGCAAAAATAGAACGAGTTATAATTTTCTCACAAAAGAATTAATCGAATACGGAAAAGTTAAGCCAACAACAAATATTTCTAGCAGTGGGTATGACGAACTGTGCCGGCAGCTTATCCGAGAATTTCCAGAGGGATTAATTTTAGATAACGGCTGCGGATTGAGAAAATATTCCCCCCATGCAAATGTGATTAATTTTGAAATTGTTGAGTATGCAACAACCGATGTGGTGGGAATAGGGGAAAAACTGCCATTTCAATCTAATGTTTTTGATGCCGTGTTTTCCTTTGCGGTTTTAGAACACGTCAAAAATCCATTTGAATGCGCTCAAGAGATTATTCGAGTGTTAAAGCCTGGGGGAACCCTTTACATTCAAGTTCCCTTTCTGCAACCTTTTCACGGCTATCCGGATCATTATTACAATATGACCAGTAGCGGTCTAAAGAATCTTTTTGCAGAAGATTTAAACATTATAGAATGTGGGGTTCAAGACGCGGGTGCGCCGATTTGGTGTCTGAGTTGGTTTCTCAACTCTTACATTCGGGGACTGCCGGCATCCATCGCCCAAAAGTTTAAAAATATGAAAGTGTCGGAACTAATTGAACACCCGACTCTCTATCTGGCTAAAGATTTTGTCGTCCAGCTTAGTCCAGCCGCGCAGGAAGAGTTAGCGAGTGTGAATTATTTAGTTGGAAAAAAAATAGCCCCTGTCAATACCGTTGAAGAGGATACGGGATTAGGAAATTAG
- a CDS encoding glutathione S-transferase family protein: MLTVHHLNVSQSERIIWLLEELQLPYELRVYQRDQATQLAPTELRSIHPIGSAPVLCDGEIVMAESGAIIEYILARYGNGQLAAPVESPQYPNYLYWFHYANSSLMTQIVMNWIAAMAAAPESSSPLLSALRERLDRHLQLVEDHLGQATYFAGSEFTAADIMMHFPFGTMKAFYNVGLDSRPNIKAWLARISERAGYQRAMKAAGHEQDPALDWGATRGAF; this comes from the coding sequence ATGCTCACTGTCCACCATCTCAACGTCTCCCAGTCTGAGCGAATCATCTGGCTACTTGAGGAACTCCAGTTACCTTATGAACTGCGTGTGTATCAACGCGATCAGGCCACGCAACTCGCTCCGACTGAACTGCGATCCATTCATCCAATCGGCAGTGCGCCGGTGCTGTGTGATGGCGAGATTGTGATGGCCGAGTCCGGCGCGATCATTGAGTATATCCTGGCTCGCTACGGAAACGGACAGCTCGCCGCCCCTGTCGAGTCACCGCAGTATCCTAACTACCTGTACTGGTTTCACTACGCGAACAGCAGTCTGATGACGCAGATCGTCATGAACTGGATTGCAGCTATGGCGGCAGCACCCGAAAGCAGTTCGCCCTTGCTATCTGCCCTCCGCGAACGGCTGGATCGCCACCTGCAATTGGTTGAAGATCACCTGGGGCAAGCAACCTACTTCGCGGGTTCCGAATTCACAGCCGCCGACATCATGATGCACTTCCCGTTCGGCACGATGAAGGCATTCTACAATGTCGGTCTCGACAGCCGGCCCAACATTAAAGCGTGGCTGGCAAGGATCAGTGAGCGTGCCGGCTACCAGCGAGCAATGAAAGCAGCGGGACACGAACAAGACCCTGCGCTCGACTGGGGCGCAACGCGAGGCGCATTTTGA
- a CDS encoding TVP38/TMEM64 family protein — translation MMKNPNEPQGNLRRSQLIFKIILASVFVAGLIFATQYLGVRERLLDALEWIRGFGIWGAGIFIIIYILATVLFLPGSILTLGAGAIFGVFWGSVWVSIAATLGATAAFLVGRYLARGWVEQQIAGNEKFKAIDEAVAGEGWKIVWLTRLSPIFPFNLLNYAFGVTQVSLKDYFLASWIGMMPGTVMYVYLGSVAKDLAAIGTQEQPATPAQWILRIVGLLATVAVTVYVTRIAKKALESKSSEV, via the coding sequence ATGATGAAAAACCCAAATGAACCCCAAGGAAATTTAAGAAGAAGCCAACTTATTTTTAAAATTATTTTGGCGAGTGTGTTTGTGGCTGGGTTAATTTTTGCGACTCAATATTTGGGGGTGCGAGAACGGTTGCTCGATGCTCTGGAGTGGATTCGCGGTTTTGGCATTTGGGGTGCTGGGATATTTATTATTATTTATATCCTGGCTACGGTGCTTTTTTTACCGGGTTCTATTTTGACATTGGGTGCCGGCGCAATATTTGGGGTGTTTTGGGGTTCTGTGTGGGTGTCGATTGCCGCGACATTGGGGGCAACTGCTGCTTTTTTGGTGGGGCGATATTTGGCGAGGGGTTGGGTTGAGCAACAGATTGCCGGCAATGAAAAGTTTAAAGCCATTGATGAAGCGGTTGCCGGCGAGGGATGGAAAATTGTGTGGTTAACTCGATTGTCTCCCATTTTTCCTTTTAATCTATTAAATTATGCCTTTGGGGTGACGCAAGTTTCTTTAAAAGATTACTTTTTAGCCTCTTGGATTGGAATGATGCCGGGAACGGTTATGTATGTTTATTTGGGTTCTGTTGCTAAGGATTTGGCTGCAATTGGAACCCAGGAACAACCGGCAACACCGGCACAGTGGATTCTGCGGATCGTTGGGTTACTGGCGACGGTGGCAGTCACCGTTTATGTAACACGCATTGCTAAAAAAGCTTTGGAGAGTAAAAGTAGTGAGGTATAA